The stretch of DNA ATGCACCTACTAATTCAACTCATTCGATGGAAACTATTTATCAAAAAACCATTCATTTTATTAATACTTTAAAGAATTGATGAAAAAATATCTTTTTATATGGATTATAGTATTTTCTTTTATAGCTCTAAAAGCTACTGAAACAAAAGATGTTACATCTATTTTTCAAAAAGCCAATCAATTACAACAAAATAATCAATTTAAAGAAGCTTTACAGCTTTATCAAGAAATTGAGGTATCTAATATTCAATCTGATGCTCTTTTTTATAATATGGGTAATGCTTATTATCATCTTAAACAATGGGGTTTTGCACGTGCTTATTTTGAAAAAGCATTAGCATTAGACCCAACTAATCAAGATATTATCGTTAATTTAAATCTAACATTAAAAGAAATAGAAGGTCCTAATTTTCAAAGATTAAATCCTTCTGACAACCCTGTCAATTTATTTACACAATATCATTGGCTTTTATTAATTATGTTGTTCACTTTTATTTTAGTTGTATTATTTCTATTTTTTAAATTTATTTCAAATAAAAAATTAAAAAATATAATTTTAATCCTTTCTATTTTAAATGGTTTCTTTTTAGTCTTTTCTCTAATTGGGTATTCATCTTATTTTTTTGAAGAGCAAGAAGCTATTATTATAAAAGATTCCAAAGCACATGAAAACCCAATCGAAAAAAGTGATGTATTGAAAGTTCTTACTTCTGGAAAAAAAATAATGGTTTTAGAAAAAATTGATGACTGGACTCAAATACAAGAAGGGAATAATATTTTTTGGATTAAATCAGATGATCTTATTGAATTATAACACGATCAATTTTATATTTTATGACTCAATTTCGTCAATTAGAACATCATGAAGTGCAAAACTTCACGACCAGTAAAGAAATCATCCTATTTATAGAGCCTATTTCGTCTCCTGAAAATATAGGAGGTATTTTTCGTATTGCAGAAGCAATGGGAGTTCAGAAAATTTACTGGAAAAATGTTCTTTTAGATTTATCTAATAAAAAAATCACTAAAATTTCTCGAAATACAAACCAAAAAATACTTTATCAAAACGTTACAGATTATTCTATTTTAAATGAATTACAAAAACAAGGATTTCAAATTTCAGCTTTAGAATTAACCACACATGCTCAAAACATTCATCATTCTACTTTTCCTAACAAATTGGTTTTAATTATTGGAAATGAAGCTCATGGTGTATCTAAAGAAGCTTTAGCACTTTGTGACTCTACTTATTTCATCCCTATGTATGGAGAAAACTCTTCTATGAATTTAGTCGTATCTTTGGGAATTGCGTTGAATTCTATTGTTTAGTAAATAATGAAATTTTAAGATTAGAAAAAAGAGAAAAAGAGCAAAGAATAAAGAAATAGAATGTCAATAAAGCTATCCCTAAGTGAAAAGCGAAAAAACTGTTATAATCAATATAAATACTATTTTTATAACTCAAAACCCACTAGAGGTTAAAAAATAAAACAATCAAAAATCTTTACTTTTTTCTTTCATCAAACTCTCCATATACTACATACTACATCAACATATTTTGAGCAAATTTTACCGCTTTGATCAATTCATCAACCTCTTCTTTTGTATTATAAACCGCAAATGATGCTCTAACTGTCCCTGTGATACCATAATGTTGCATAATAGGTTGTGCACAGTGATGTCCAGTACGAACTGCTATTCCAAATTTATCTAAAATGGAACCAACATCTGAAGGATGAACTCCTTCTATTTTTAAGTTAAATGACACAGCTCCAGCACGTTTAACATTTTTCGCATAAACTTCAACTGTTTCTATTTTAGATAATTCTTCACTAGCATAAATAAGCAATTCATCTTCATGCTTTTGAATATTTTCGATCCCTACTTCCTGCATCCAATCGATCGCAGTACCCAAAACAATAGCACCTTCTATATGAGGTGTCCCTGCTTCTAAACGAAAAGGTAATTCAGCATAGGTTGTTTTTTCAAATGTTACCTCTTTAATCATTTCTCCACCACCTTGCCATGGAGCTAATTGATCTAAAATTTCTTCTCTACCATATAAAATACCAATTCCAGTAGGTGCATACATTTTATGACCTGAAAAAGTATAAAAATCACATCCTAAGTCTTGTACATCAACTTTTGAATGAGGAACTGCCTGAGCTCCATCTACTAAGACATAGGCTCCTACTTTTTTTGCTTTTGCTATAATTTCTTTAATAGGATTGATTACTCCAAAAGCATTTGAAACTTGATTAAAAGCTACCCATTTCGTTTTTGAAGATAATACTTCATCTATTTTTGAAACATCTAGACCTCCATTCTCATCAATTGGAATGGTCTTTAAAATGGCTCCTGTTTTTTGACAGAGCATTTGCCAAGGCACTATATTCGCATGATGTTCTAAACCTGAAATTAAAATCTCATCCCCTTCTGAAACTAAATGTGAGATTCCATTAGCCACGATATTGATACTTTCTGTTGTTCCTTTAGTGAAAATAACTTCATTAGATTTTTCAGCATTTATAAAATGTTGAACTTTTGCTCTTGCCTGCTCCATCTGGTCCGTTGCCAACTGACTCAATGTATGAATTCCTCTATGTACATTTGAATTTACTGTAGAATAATAGGTTACAATAGCATCCAATACTTTTTGGGGTTTTTGAGAGCTAGCCCCGTTATCTAAATAAACTAGAGATTTCCCATTAACTTTCTCTTTTAGAATAGGAAATTGTTTTCGAATATCATCTATATTAAAGCTCATATGGTTCCTTTTAAGTGTATTCAAATTTAGAAAAAATTAAAATAAAGCCCTATGAGAAATAAAAAAAAGAATTATTTTTAAAAAAAGCTTTTGAGATTTTAAAAGATATCCTATATTTGCCATCGCAAAACACAGTTGGTGCCTTAGCTCAGTTGGTAGAGCAATGGACTGAAAATCCATGTGTCCCTGGTTCGATTCCTGGAGGCACCACAAGTAAAACCCTTGATTACTCAAGGGTTTTATTATTTTATCAATCTAAGTTAATAGTTCTATTTTAATTCTTTCAATAAAGTATTAGCAGCTAATTTTCCTAAACTATCAGATGCTAAAGGACTTGCTCCTGTAATTAACTTTCGATCTATACAAACGGTTTTATCTGACTTTGTATTCACAATATTAGCTCCTAAACTTTTTAATTTCTCACTTAATCCCCAAGGCATTTGTCCTGGTAAATAACCAATCATAGGTGTTTTTTTATCTACAGCATCAGGAAATACGGCCATTTTGTATCCTTCATAAAGAAATTTTTGTCCATCTAATGTAGTACTTAAAAATGAACCAGGACCATGGCAAATCGATATTGTATATAAATCATTTTTATGAACCTCATTCAATATTTTCCCAACATTTCTATCTTCTGGAATTCCTAACATAGCTCCATGACCTCCTGGTACAAATACTGCTGCATAAGAATCAATATTAGTTAAAAAAGTATCGGTATAGCTTTGTAAGTTTTTTGGGTTCTCAAAATTTGATTCTAATTCTTTATAAATTGATTGTACATATTCATCCTTATTAGGGAAAGCCCACATTTCAAAAACTACTGGCTTTCCTGTCGGTGTAGCAATTTCAAAATCAAAGCCAGCATTTTTAAGATGCAACATTGGTACAAGAGCTTCTATTGGATGATTTCCTGTAGAAAACATTTTACCATTTTGCATAGTCATATTTTTTTGTTCGGTGAATATCACCAGTATCTTTGACTTTTTCCCTTGGTATTTGTCATATAAAGGGTTCTTAAAATCTGTTTTATCAACTGTTGCTAATTTTAATGCAACCTTTGATGGGCTATAAGATCCATCTGACTCTAACTTTGGAGCAATACCTAATATTTTCTTTATCATTTTTAATCTATTTTAGTGATTAATTTTTCCATAGGCTTTCTCACCTTAACTAAATCAACCAACCAATCCTTTTCAGCATCTTTATAACCTAATGGTAATAATAATGTACTTCTCAATCCTTTTTCACGAAGTCCTAAAATTTTATCTACTGAATTTGGGTCAAAACCTTCCATAGGAGTACTATCTACTCCTTCATATACTGCTTGCGTCATAGCTGCCATCAAAGCAATATATGTTTGGCGTGCAGCATGTTCAAAATTTAATTCTGCATCACGCTTTGGATAATTTTCCAATAACATTTTACGGTAGTTTTCCCATCCTTCATTTTTAAAACCACGAATTTCATTCGTTAAATCAAACATATAATTGATTCTATCTGCTGTATAATTATCCCATGCAGCAAACACTAACAAATGAGAACAATCGGTTACTTGTGATTGATTCCAAGCAACTTCTTTTATTTGTTCTTTAATTTCCTTATTCGTGATAACAAAAACTTCAAACGGTTGTAATCCACTTGATGTAGGAGCTAATCTAATCGCTTCTAAAATAGCATTTATTTTCTCTTCTGGAACAATTTGTCCATTCATTGCCTTCGCAGCATAGCGTTCATTCAATTTCTCTAAAAAACTCATAGTAACTAATTTTAATATTACAAAATTTTAATATTACAAAATTAGTTACTCTTTTATTCTTAAAAATTGATATATGGTAAGAAATTGTTTATTAAACAAATAACACTATCTACCTCTTCCCTGGAGAAAAATCATCAGGTGCATTCTGAGGCTGATTAACAGTTCCTTCTCCTCCTGTATCATTCCAAATATCCCATTCAGAAAAAGAATACGAAGTATTTCCCTTGATGATGGTTATTTTACGGTTTGCTCTACCATCCTCAAATTCATGATTTGTACCCGAACCATCTTCCCCTATCACTCCAAAAATATCCACTGAGGTTCCATCTGAAGCTTCTAAAACAATTTGATCATCTCCATTACTATCAACCGACCCTTTCCCTTTACCATCTTGATCAGGTACAAAACCATACACCTTTTCAAACTCCACAGCATCTTTTGCAATAACAAAGGTATTTTCAGAACCTATTTCTCCTTCTAAATTTAATGTTCCCGAAGCTGTTACTTCAGTATTATCATT from Flavobacteriaceae bacterium UJ101 encodes:
- a CDS encoding hypothetical protein (KEGG: med:MELS_1649 UJ101; Oxidoreductases); its protein translation is MSFLEKLNERYAAKAMNGQIVPEEKINAILEAIRLAPTSSGLQPFEVFVITNKEIKEQIKEVAWNQSQVTDCSHLLVFAAWDNYTADRINYMFDLTNEIRGFKNEGWENYRKMLLENYPKRDAELNFEHAARQTYIALMAAMTQAVYEGVDSTPMEGFDPNSVDKILGLREKGLRSTLLLPLGYKDAEKDWLVDLVKVRKPMEKLITKID
- the hchA gene encoding D-lactate dehydratase (Functions as a holding molecular chaperone (holdase) which stabilizes unfolding intermediates and rapidly releases them in an active form once stress has abated. Plays an important role in protecting cells from severe heat shock and starvation, as well as in acid resistance of stationary-phase cells. It catalyzes the conversion of methylglyoxal (MG) to D-lactate in a single glutathione (GSH)-independent step; Belongs to the peptidase C56 family. HchA subfamily.; KEGG: swd:Swoo_2968 molecular chaperone Hsp31 and glyoxalase 3) translates to MIKKILGIAPKLESDGSYSPSKVALKLATVDKTDFKNPLYDKYQGKKSKILVIFTEQKNMTMQNGKMFSTGNHPIEALVPMLHLKNAGFDFEIATPTGKPVVFEMWAFPNKDEYVQSIYKELESNFENPKNLQSYTDTFLTNIDSYAAVFVPGGHGAMLGIPEDRNVGKILNEVHKNDLYTISICHGPGSFLSTTLDGQKFLYEGYKMAVFPDAVDKKTPMIGYLPGQMPWGLSEKLKSLGANIVNTKSDKTVCIDRKLITGASPLASDSLGKLAANTLLKELK
- the sufS gene encoding cysteine desulfurase (Catalyzes the removal of elemental sulfur and selenium atoms from L-cysteine, L-cystine, L-selenocysteine, and L- selenocystine to produce L-alanine; Belongs to the class-V pyridoxal-phosphate-dependent aminotransferase family. Csd subfamily.; KEGG: bhe:BH08610 cysteine desulfurase / selenocysteine lyase), with the protein product MSFNIDDIRKQFPILKEKVNGKSLVYLDNGASSQKPQKVLDAIVTYYSTVNSNVHRGIHTLSQLATDQMEQARAKVQHFINAEKSNEVIFTKGTTESINIVANGISHLVSEGDEILISGLEHHANIVPWQMLCQKTGAILKTIPIDENGGLDVSKIDEVLSSKTKWVAFNQVSNAFGVINPIKEIIAKAKKVGAYVLVDGAQAVPHSKVDVQDLGCDFYTFSGHKMYAPTGIGILYGREEILDQLAPWQGGGEMIKEVTFEKTTYAELPFRLEAGTPHIEGAIVLGTAIDWMQEVGIENIQKHEDELLIYASEELSKIETVEVYAKNVKRAGAVSFNLKIEGVHPSDVGSILDKFGIAVRTGHHCAQPIMQHYGITGTVRASFAVYNTKEEVDELIKAVKFAQNMLM